Part of the Syntrophorhabdus sp. genome is shown below.
TGGCCAGGAGCATATTCCTTTGCTCTGTCCCACGTCGTGAAAACATACACCGCTCCCTGCATGCCCGGGGTCACTTTCGCTATCCCCACAATAACGGCTTCGCGGTCATTCATTTCAAAGACATCGCCGAGTCCGAGGCGCACTCCGCGTTGCTCTTTCATCTTCGCAACAAATTGGTCATCCACAATGACGCCTTGCGCACGACGCAGATCGAGTAAACTTCCATCGACAATGTTAGTCGGCGCTCCGGCTAGCGTGTCGGCATCGAGACCGACCAGCGTCACCGATTGGGTCGCACCTCCTCCGAGCAGCCTGGCCTGTGTACTCCCGACATAAAGAGGTGCGGCCCATTCTACACTTTCGACCGAGCGCACGCGGTCAACGTCCGTATCCCGCAACGGTTGATTGTCGCCGATATGCTGCACGAGCGGATCAATTACCCAAATCGGGGCGCGGATGTTTGTGGCCGTGGCATAGGAAAAAGTGAGAAGACCGCAGAATATCGCCATTCCTTGCGTCAGCAGGATGGTTGCGAAGCATATTCCGCTCACCAGCATCGCGTATTTGCCGCGCTCGCCGAAAAGCATTTTGAGGGCTATATCTGTCATAGTATTCAGAGACTCAGGCTGAGGGCAAGACCCACTCAGGGAGCGGGATCAACTCCACGCGGTCGTCAGTTCCTGCGCAATCTATCTGGCGGTTCACCGGGTACCCGAGGTTCGCTTTCACGCTCGGGGTTTTGCTGATACGATGAGTAACTCCCGCACCGATGCGGATATCGCGGTAGGTGCCGAGGGCGTCATTGTATTGCGGCAGAACGACGGATGTGCCGAGCGAATCGTCGGTGCGGAACGTCACCATGTTCAAGTCCGCTCCGACGCGAGAACTCCAGTGGTCGTTGGGCCGATAATTCAGACCGGCGCCGAATTGGAGTGTATGGATATCCTCGGGAGCAGTCACTCCCGCCAGCGAACTCAGGGACAGGTTCTGCGATCGCAACTCCAGCGGGATGCTCCAGTGTTGGTTCAAGCGGGCGCGAGTCCTAGGACCAAGGCTCACGTTGCAAGCATCACTGTCGCCAAAATCGGAACCGCGGAATGTTGCTTTGCCGACCGTCGCGAAGGAAGATTCCAGCGTCACATCGAACAACGGCAGACGTCTGTTCGATTCCCGGACTACATT
Proteins encoded:
- a CDS encoding ABC transporter permease yields the protein MTDIALKMLFGERGKYAMLVSGICFATILLTQGMAIFCGLLTFSYATATNIRAPIWVIDPLVQHIGDNQPLRDTDVDRVRSVESVEWAAPLYVGSTQARLLGGGATQSVTLVGLDADTLAGAPTNIVDGSLLDLRRAQGVIVDDQFVAKMKEQRGVRLGLGDVFEMNDREAVIVGIAKVTPGMQGAVYVFTTWDRAKEYAPGQRKMLTHILAAPAPGNPIGEVARAISEETGLKAVSETEFKEMSIRWMLIHSPIPIVVGLMVGVGFIIGLGVSGQTFYTFVLENTRHLGALKAMGVGNRTLTMMIMAQAGIVGFAGFGLGVGLISTFFSLIPEGSAPMVMLWPIPVIVFVAIMLICMATALLSVWRVTRIEPAIVFRS
- a CDS encoding porin family protein — translated: MKRDLSSLSAVAVAWIAIVVTPSVVTAETTQFGVTPRQNVVRESNRRLPLFDVTLESSFATVGKATFRGSDFGDSDACNVSLGPRTRARLNQHWSIPLELRSQNLSLSSLAGVTAPEDIHTLQFGAGLNYRPNDHWSSRVGADLNMVTFRTDDSLGTSVVLPQYNDALGTYRDIRIGAGVTHRISKTPSVKANLGYPVNRQIDCAGTDDRVELIPLPEWVLPSA